In one window of Littorina saxatilis isolate snail1 linkage group LG11, US_GU_Lsax_2.0, whole genome shotgun sequence DNA:
- the LOC138980223 gene encoding uncharacterized protein, whose protein sequence is MKSQNEKILKFLTMVVDKDGDSPQTKQSKKRKREVSDDEQSVETGDDFDHLLEEMCKTQASESRPEAELSDPNESEIMNELEQDFDISETLGDEVADRIAKLVSVMAKGQMTEEKMKQKEREFKRPKNIETGVPKVNPEIWGLMEHSAKTYDLKSQRQQKLLYTANNALVVAWDVSLKMGVANEEQKKLIKTIAEASGLILKTAYDMSLDRRAKILSGQNVNKKYRKLASSNIPVTQWLFGDDLKSACADIDCTTKLGLAFTQSSRGQKYFPSRQYAPKNSEWRGRGRWNWKRGAQFRGRGRSQGRPFFSGTTSRQAE, encoded by the coding sequence ATGAAGAGTCAAAATGAGAAAATTTTGAAGTTTCTAACTATGGTGGTAGACAAAGATGGCGACTCGCCCCAAACGAAACAATCGAAAAAGAGAAAACGTGAAGTCAGTGATGACGAACAATCTGTGGAGACTGGGGATGATTTCGATCACCTTCTTGAAGAAATGTGTAAAACTCAAGCATCAGAATCTCGACCCGAGGCTGAACTGAGCGACCCCAATGAGAGTGAAATTATGAATGAACTGGAGCAAGATTTTGACATTTCTGAGACTCTTGGTGATGAAGTTGCAGATCGAATTGCAAAACTTGTATCAGTGATGGCAAAGGGTCAGATGACCGAAGAAAAGATGaagcaaaaagaaagagagttTAAACGCCCAAAGAACATTGAGACAGGCGTCCCAAAAGTGAATCCCGAAATCTGGGGTTTGATGGAACACAGTGCCAAAACGTATGACTTAAAATCACAACGTCAACAGAAGTTACTGTACACGGCCAACAATGCTCTTGTTGTGGCCTGGGATGTGTCCCTAAAAATGGGGGTTGCCAATGAGGAACAGAAAAAGCTGATCAAAACAATTGCTGAGGCAAGTGGGCTGATACTGAAAACAGCGTATGACATGTCACTGGACAGAAGAGCAAAAATACTGTCTGGACAAAATGTGAACAAGAAATACAGAAAACTGGCATCTTCAAACATACCAGTCACTCAGTGGCTATTTGGGGATGATCTCAAGTCAGCGTGTGCTGATATTGACTGTACAACCAAACTTGGACTTGCCTTTACTCAATCAAGTAGAGGGCAAAAATATTTCCCATCCCGTCAGTATGCACCAAAAAACTCCGAAtggagaggaagaggaaggtGGAACTGGAAGAGAGGAGCTCAGTtcagggggagagggagaagtCAAGGGAGACCATTCTTCTCCGGCACGACAAGCAGGCAAGCAGAGTAG